Part of the Jatrophihabitans sp. GAS493 genome, CGGCGCGTTCGGCTGGATCGTCGGGGTAGCGGCGCTGACCCTGCTCTACAGCTCCAGCTACAAGAGCATCGGCGGGGCCAAGTCGGCGGCGATCAGCAGCTACCCGGCCTCACTGAAGCAGGCGTTGAACCTTCAGGATCTCACCTCGCCGGTCGGCTACCTGAATGCGACTGTCTTCGGAATACCCTTACTTTTGTTGACGACTATCTATGTCGTCAGTGCCGCGACCCGCTCGGTGGCCGGTGACGAGGAGTCCGGTGCCCTGGACCTCATCCTCGCTTACCCGGTTAGCCGCAGCAGCCTGGTGCTGGCCCGGATGCTGGCGATGGTCGCCGTACTGGTCGGCTGGGGGGTAGTGCTCTTCGGTGTCGTGCTGCTGCTGCGCGCGCCGACCGGTCTCAGCATCGGCGTCAGTGCCCTGGCGGCCGAGACCTTCACCTGGCTGCTGCTGGGCTGCAGCCTGGCCGGGATCTCACTGCTCATCAGTGCCGCCATCGGGCACCCCTCGAACTCGCTCGGCATCGCCGCCGGCGTGATGCTGCTGGCCTATCTGGCTGATAGCTTCATACCGCTCATCGACGGTCTAGCCTGGGTGCGAAACCTCTCGCCCTACTACTGGTTCGTCGGTAGCGACGCGCTCTCCAACGGGCTGAGCCTCTGGCACTGCGCGCTGCTCGCCGGCACCGCCGTAGCCGCCACCGCACTGGCCGCAGTGGCGCTGAACCGGCGGGATATCGGGGTCTGATCCCGGCTGTACTAACGTCTGGCCGGTCGGGACCGGACGTGGAGGCGCTCGCCCTGCGGTCCGAAGAGGCTGAGGACCTCGGCTGGTTCCGGGCCTGGATTGCCAAAGAAATGCGGGATGTGTGTGTCGAACTCGGCGACTTCCCCCGGCGTCAGGATCATGTCGTGCTCGCCGAGGAGTAGGCGTAGACGTCCGGAGAGTATGTAGAGCCACTCGTATCCCTCGTGCACCTGCTGCTGCGGCTCGCCCGCGGGCCAGTTCTTTGCGATGACCATCTTGTAGGCCTGCAGGCCCCCCGGACGCCGGGTGAGCGGGATGATCGTCATCCCGCGGCGCTTCAGCGGACGGGCATGCACCCGCGGGTCGCCGGTCGTCGGCGCGTCGACCAGCTCGTCCAGGGGGACCTGGTGGACGCGGGCCAGCAGGAGCAACAACTCCAAGGTGGGTCGCCGCTGCCCGGACTCCAGGCGGGAGAGCGTGCTCACCGAGATGCCCGTTGAGGTGGAGAGTTGCGCGAGCGTTGCCCCTCGACGCTGACGAAGCGCCCGCAGGCGAGGTCCGACCGCATCGAGAACATGGTCGAGGTTGGACTCAGCATTGGGCGTGGGCTCTGCGCCGGTCATGGACTCGGCTCGGCCCACTGCCGGCTGCTCCACTCGGCGACCTCCCCTGAGGCGCTGTGGCCCAGTTGATAGGCATAGTCCACCCGCAGCAGCCCCGGACGGGCCGCAATGAACTGGCCATAGACCGTCTCATAGCTGTCCCCCTCGACCGGCATCCGGACGAGGAGCGCACCCGGCTCCGGCACCGGCTCGGCCGCCTCCAGCGGGGCCAGCCAGCCGGCCCAGAGTTGCTCAGTCGTTCCGGCCAGCGAAGGCGAGACTCCGGTCAACCGATCCATGAAACGTTCGTCACTGGGAGCAGCTTGGCCGTCGGGCTTGAACATGTGAGTCCCCGGGGCCAGCTCGTACCGTTGCAGCCGCGCGCCGTCGAAGCTCCACCAGGTGAGCGCGCCCGGCGTGGCCAGCACCAGATTGAAGGAGGCCATCGGCGCGATGTCAATGAAATCCGGCCAATCCTCCCGGTGCCGCAGTGCTAGCAGCGGCAGCACGCCCCGGCTCGCGGCGCCGGGCTCGGCCGTCCGCCGCTCCGGGCGATTGAGCACCACCGATGTCGCCCCGGCGCGCAGGTCGGAGGCGCACCAGGTGCCCCCGGCGCTGCGGTCACGGCCACCGATCACCGACGGCTGCTCCGGCCACCAGGCGCCCGGTCCGTCGAATTCACGACTGGCCAGTTCGTCCCGCAGCGTGAGCATCAGGATCGGGATAGCGGCCGACGGATCCCAGCGGCAGAAGACGGTGCACACGGGGCGAGCCTATGTCCATCCGTGCCGGCCGGCCCAATGAGCTCAGCGCTCGCACTACCAACGCGGTGACTATGACGATGATTATGGCGATGACTATGACTATGACGATGACGGCCAGGGGGATCGCCACCCGGGCCGCACCGCCAGCCTCACCGCCCGTCGACCCATAGATCAGCGACCAGCCGAGCAGCCCGACCACCGCGGCCTGGACCAGTTCAACCGCCCGCAGCGACCATGGGGCGAGCGCGTCCAGGCGTCGATGCAGCGTCATGAGATCGGCCGGGCGCCGTACCCGTGCGGTGAGCAGAACCGCGCAACCCCGCATCGCGCCGAAGGTGAGGCCGGCCAGCATCGCCCAGTACGGTTCGGCGCTCAGGGCGGCCAGCGCGGCGAAGAGGTAGGTGCCGGCGGTCATGATGTACGTCGCGAAGCCGACCCCGATCTGGGCACCGAAGCCCAACGCGTAGACCCAACGCCGGTAACGCATCAGCCACTCCTCGTCGACCTGACGGGGATGCATCGGTAACTGCCGGCCAACCACGCCCAGGTCGGAGCCGAGGCAGACGAGGGAGGCGACCACCCCGATTCCGACCCGGTTCGTGAAACCCAACGGTTGCAGTAGCAGAGCGATCGTAGCGGCGCCCGCCCCGAGGATGGCTCCGCCGGCGACGGCTCCCCCGACGAACCAGGCGCAGGTCAACCAGTAGCGATGGCCTCGGGCGCCTTCGGCGATCGGGTTGATGGCCGAGATCATCGACAGGCCGCAGGGTGACCAGGTGCCGCGCGCGCCGGCGGCGACGGCCATCACGAGGGCGGCCACCACAAGACTCGTCACGCCGTCACCCGTACCGTCCGCGAGCCGATCAACACATTGCGGCCCCTATCCACTGCGTAGGCCGCGACGGTGTGGTCGCCGGCAGTCGTGCTGACCTGCATGGCGAATCCGTAGTTGCCGTTGACGGCATAGATCCGGTTGACGTCCGGCCGCAGGTGCCCGCTCGGGAAGACGCCGACCTGGCTGCCGTCCACGACGACGGCGATCGGCAGCTCCGTCCCGTACTCGTCCGGGTTGAAGGCCCAGCCGTTGAGCGCCACCGACAGGCCCATCGGCGTCACCGCGTCAAGGCTGCCGAGCACGCCGGCCGGACCCACCCGAACCGTCCGCCGGCCGATCAGCGGATTTCCGATGCCGCCACCGACGTTGATCCCGTAGACGTAGATCGTGTGCAGTCCCGGTGCCAGCGTGATCCGGGTGTCGAAGCCATGCTGGCCGGTCAGGCCGAATGCCGCGTTGACGTCCGAGCGCGGGCGATCAGCCGGGAACCAACCGATCCCATGCGACTCGGTGTAGATGGCGACGTTGATGGAGTTGGCCGGCAGATTCGGGTCGAAGGCCCAACCATTGACCCGCACCGTGTCTGCGGCGACGACGCAACTATCCAGATTGCCGCGGGGTTGCGCGCCGAGATTCACCTCCAGTGATCGCTGCGCGATGAGGTTGTTGCCGCCGCCGGCGACGTTGATTCCGTAGACGGCGAAGGTGTGATGGCCGTCGGCGACGTTGAGATGCACGTTGTACCCGTGTTTTCCGGTGATTCCGAAGGCCCGGTCCACATCGGGGCGATCGACGCCGGTGGGGAACCATCCCGCCAGCGCACCATCGACGTACACCGCGACCTTGATCTCGGTGGAGGGAATGTCCGGGTCAAAGGCCCACCCGCCCAGGTGAACGTCGTTGCCGACGGCCGAAAGGACGTCCAGCTGCCCGACCGGCCACGCTTGGTTGACGTCGACACTTCGCCGGGCGATAAGGGGATTCCCCGATCCCGCCCCGACATTGATCGCGTACAGGTCGAAGGTGTGCCGACCGGTCGGGGCCTTCAGCGTGATGTTGAACCCGTGATTTCCATGCGCTGCGAAGGCCCGGTTCACGTCGGATCGGGGGGCGTTGGTGGGAAACCAGGAGATGCCACGTCCGTCCTCATAAACCGCCACGTAGACCGACGTGCCGGGCTGGTCTCTATCCAGCGCCCACCCGGAGAGCTGCACCGTGTTGCCCGAGGTCGTGATCCGATCGAGCGATCCGATCGGGACCGACCCCGAGTTCGATACGCAGGGTGCCGACTGGGTGGCGGTGTTGTTGTCGGTTGCGCTCGCGGTGCTGCAGACGCCGCCGTACTGCTGCCAGGGTGGGGTGCAGGAGACCAGGCGGCAGAGCACCGGTCCGGTGGCGGAGGAAGGAATGTGGGTGCTGCACTGCCCGTAGCGGAACTGGTTGCAGGCGACGAGCCGCTGATCGCAGGTCGTCTTGTTGCAGTGACAGGGGTAGCGACCGTCTCGATAGGCGTTGCAGTCTACGTAATAGCGGGCTGAACCACCGCAGAATGACGAGTGGTCCGCCTTCCACCAGCCGCCGATGAAGGAGTCGGGTGGGCAGACGTTCTGACCGCCGTTGATCGTGCAGCAGAAGACGGTGTACCCGTCGCTGCAGCTGGTCGCGGTGCCGCAGACCGTCGCGTACGCGCTGGCCGGGCGCACCAGGTAGTTCAGCGGATCGGTGACCACCGCCGCCCCCACGATCGCCGCGCCTCGTAGGAATCCGCGGCGATCCGGCCCCGCCCGCCGCCCGAGACGCGCAGCGACCCGCTCCACGATTCGCTCGACCCTCCGCTCGAACGTCCGCCCAGACGTCTGCTCCGTCGACTCACCAACGCCGCTGATCACCGGGCGGCCACCTCGACGCCGGCCAGAATCGTGTTCACTTCACGGCACAGCGGACCGACCCGCCCCCGGTCACCGAGCACGATGAACAGGCACATCGGGTGACCGCGGTGGGTGAAGAATCGCTGGTAGCCGGCCTGGCCAGCCACCCGCCGCTGCAGTGCGGCCGGGTCGAAGTCGGCCGGCGTGGGGCGCGGTAGGCCCGGTGCCGCGTAGAGCGCGGTCCCCAGCTCGTCCGGTCCGAACTGCAGTAGCGAGACGAAGATGTCGGACGATCCCATCCGCTCCACGGCACCGGTGCCGTAGTCACCCCGCCCGGCCGGCAGCGGGAAGTTACCCAGATGCAGGATCGGCCGGGTCACCTCTCCGGCCCATCCCAGGTCACCACCGGCCGAGGCGCGACTGACCGGCGAGGCGAAGGAGCTGACCGGTAGCGGGCGCTGATAGATCCGGCCTTCCCACGGCTTCGGCAGCGTCACGGCGAGTCCCAGACCGGAGAGACGGGCGGGCGCACTCATACCGGCGGGTACAGCGATGGATGGCCCGGCGCGATGCCCGCCTCCAGCAGCACGCGGTCGACGTCGCCCTCCCGTTCGGTGTCCCGGCGTGGCTTGCGAATGCCGTCGAGCGGCGGTTGCAGCTCACGCCGGTCGCCCTCGGATTGCGCGATCAAGGCCGTCACCTGGCTGAACGAGGTGCCCGACCCGGCGCCCTTGGTCCGGCCGGTCGGTCCGTCGACGACGACCACGTACGGCGATCCGGGGACGTCGTAATCCTGCCAGGCGGCGGTGGAGAGCAGCAGGTCGACGCCGGCCGGAGCGAGCTCGCGCAGGCTCGCGGGGCTTTCGTCCACTCCGTCCTTGGCGACGATCACCAGCCGGCTGCCCGCGGGGAGGGCCCAGCTTCCCGGGCGGCCCAGCTCCTCCCAGAACCCGGCGCAGCCGGCGCAGCCGGAGGAGAGGAAGGCGATCACCGTGTCGTGCTCCACCTCTACCGTGCGCAGGTGCACGACCTCGCCGTCCAGGGTCGAGCCGTCGATGTCGTGCCCCGGCGACCATTCGTCGCGTCGCTGCACCTGATGCGTAGTCGCCGACCGTGGGGTCTCCGGGTGCTGGACCCCGGGTGCGGTCTTGAACGGCGGCGGCTCGTCGCCTCCGTCCAACTCGTGCAGTCGCCGCAGCACACCGGCGTAGCCGCTGAGCAGTCCGGCGACCAGCACGCAGAGCACCAGCAGCAGCGCCGTCTCCACCGCGATCAACACGATCATGTCGTCTCCACCTTTCGGCCGGCCGGACCGGCTAGACCGGCTGGACCGGCTAGCCGTAACAGGGTCGGCAGCTGGGTCATCAGCAGATAGCTGCTCCAGGCCAGCAGCAGCACCGCGACGAGCAGGGGAATGCCGAGCAGCGGCTGGCCGGCGAATTCCGCGCGCAGCGACGGCGTCGGGTGCAGCGCGCCGATCGCCGCACTCACCCCGAAGAGCAGGTTGACCGCGACATGCCAGCCGCTGACGGGGCTCGCACCGGCGCCGAAGCAGCCACACTCCTGCTCGGGGGCAACCACCCGCATTCGCCAGGCGAAGGCGGCCAGCGTGGCGTAGCTGAGCGCCAGCAGCAACGCCGGGCCTCGGCCACCGACCAGCAGCACGACGAGCCCGATCACCACCTCGCCGACCCCGGTCAGCCGCGCGGCTGGCTTCGCCGCCCACCCCGATCCACCCGGGATCCGCGCGGCGGCCAGCGCCGCACCACCGGCCGCTGGATGGCGAATCTTGTACAGGCCGGCGGCGAGCAGCAGCAGTGCTCCGGCGGCCAGAATCCCCGTCACCGCTTCACCGTCCTACGAACCCGCCCGGAATCGCCGACTCGACACGCGGCGGAAGCAGATTTCCCGCCATGAACCGCTTAAGTAGCGGCGGCCCCGGACGATTGGGCTCCCTAGAGGACAGCGGCGGCCACGAGATCGCATGGGACAGCTACATACGTATGAGCAGAGCAGGATCGACGAGCTTGCGGCGGCGTACGTCTCGCCGCTATCTGGCATGTCTTCTGCTGCTCCTGCTCACGCCCTTCTACAGCTTCCTGGACAGCACCCACGCCGCCTGGACGGCCTCCGATGCCAACCCGGGCAACACCTTCACCACCGCCAACTGGCCCGCCAAACTCGCCTTCTCCACCCCTCCGGCCGACGCCACGATGGGTACAACCTTCACCACCTCACCCGTGGTGAGCGTCCAGGACGCCGCGGGCAACCCGATCGCGACACCGAACGTGCCGGTCACCCTGACCCTGAACGCGGCCCCGACGCCGGGCGGGACGCTGACCTGCACGACGAACCCGCTCACCAGCAGCGCGGCCAGCGCCACCTTCACGGGCTGCTCGATCAACATCGCCGGCACCTTCACCATCACCGCGTCGTCCCCCGGCCTCACCAGCGTCACCAGTGCCGTCTTCACCGTCTACGTCGCCCCGACCAAGCTCGTCTTCACCACCGCTCCGGGAACTCCGTACGCCTACATGTACTTCCCGACGGTCCCGGTGGTCAGCCTCGAGGACGCCAGCAGCAACGTGGTCGGCGGCGCGCCGCGC contains:
- a CDS encoding MauE/DoxX family redox-associated membrane protein; translation: MTGILAAGALLLLAAGLYKIRHPAAGGAALAAARIPGGSGWAAKPAARLTGVGEVVIGLVVLLVGGRGPALLLALSYATLAAFAWRMRVVAPEQECGCFGAGASPVSGWHVAVNLLFGVSAAIGALHPTPSLRAEFAGQPLLGIPLLVAVLLLAWSSYLLMTQLPTLLRLAGPAGLAGPAGRKVETT
- a CDS encoding twin-arginine translocation signal domain-containing protein; its protein translation is MISGVGESTEQTSGRTFERRVERIVERVAARLGRRAGPDRRGFLRGAAIVGAAVVTDPLNYLVRPASAYATVCGTATSCSDGYTVFCCTINGGQNVCPPDSFIGGWWKADHSSFCGGSARYYVDCNAYRDGRYPCHCNKTTCDQRLVACNQFRYGQCSTHIPSSATGPVLCRLVSCTPPWQQYGGVCSTASATDNNTATQSAPCVSNSGSVPIGSLDRITTSGNTVQLSGWALDRDQPGTSVYVAVYEDGRGISWFPTNAPRSDVNRAFAAHGNHGFNITLKAPTGRHTFDLYAINVGAGSGNPLIARRSVDVNQAWPVGQLDVLSAVGNDVHLGGWAFDPDIPSTEIKVAVYVDGALAGWFPTGVDRPDVDRAFGITGKHGYNVHLNVADGHHTFAVYGINVAGGGNNLIAQRSLEVNLGAQPRGNLDSCVVAADTVRVNGWAFDPNLPANSINVAIYTESHGIGWFPADRPRSDVNAAFGLTGQHGFDTRITLAPGLHTIYVYGINVGGGIGNPLIGRRTVRVGPAGVLGSLDAVTPMGLSVALNGWAFNPDEYGTELPIAVVVDGSQVGVFPSGHLRPDVNRIYAVNGNYGFAMQVSTTAGDHTVAAYAVDRGRNVLIGSRTVRVTA
- a CDS encoding ABC transporter permease; protein product: MATAEVARLTLRQNRRGAFGWIVGVAALTLLYSSSYKSIGGAKSAAISSYPASLKQALNLQDLTSPVGYLNATVFGIPLLLLTTIYVVSAATRSVAGDEESGALDLILAYPVSRSSLVLARMLAMVAVLVGWGVVLFGVVLLLRAPTGLSIGVSALAAETFTWLLLGCSLAGISLLISAAIGHPSNSLGIAAGVMLLAYLADSFIPLIDGLAWVRNLSPYYWFVGSDALSNGLSLWHCALLAGTAVAATALAAVALNRRDIGV
- a CDS encoding helix-turn-helix domain-containing protein is translated as MTGAEPTPNAESNLDHVLDAVGPRLRALRQRRGATLAQLSTSTGISVSTLSRLESGQRRPTLELLLLLARVHQVPLDELVDAPTTGDPRVHARPLKRRGMTIIPLTRRPGGLQAYKMVIAKNWPAGEPQQQVHEGYEWLYILSGRLRLLLGEHDMILTPGEVAEFDTHIPHFFGNPGPEPAEVLSLFGPQGERLHVRSRPARR
- a CDS encoding NRDE family protein encodes the protein MLTLRDELASREFDGPGAWWPEQPSVIGGRDRSAGGTWCASDLRAGATSVVLNRPERRTAEPGAASRGVLPLLALRHREDWPDFIDIAPMASFNLVLATPGALTWWSFDGARLQRYELAPGTHMFKPDGQAAPSDERFMDRLTGVSPSLAGTTEQLWAGWLAPLEAAEPVPEPGALLVRMPVEGDSYETVYGQFIAARPGLLRVDYAYQLGHSASGEVAEWSSRQWAEPSP